A DNA window from Candidatus Sulfidibacterium hydrothermale contains the following coding sequences:
- a CDS encoding hotdog fold thioesterase, producing the protein MEQKTFDITLLNAMNRGTLMEQLGIEYTEAKTGYLKATMPVDERTFQPMRILHGGATIALAETLASMGSALMVDREKFDVKGQHVTANHIRSARHGKVTGEAVIMHQGRSSHIWNVDIKDENGQLISACRITIFIVNKKK; encoded by the coding sequence ATGGAACAAAAAACTTTTGACATTACCCTGTTGAACGCGATGAACCGGGGAACGCTGATGGAACAACTCGGCATTGAATACACCGAAGCCAAAACCGGGTATCTGAAAGCTACCATGCCGGTGGACGAGCGTACTTTTCAACCCATGCGCATTCTGCACGGCGGAGCCACCATTGCCCTGGCCGAAACATTGGCCAGCATGGGTTCGGCACTGATGGTTGACCGCGAAAAGTTTGACGTAAAAGGACAGCACGTTACGGCCAACCACATCCGCAGCGCCCGCCACGGAAAAGTAACCGGCGAAGCCGTCATCATGCATCAGGGACGCAGTTCCCACATCTGGAATGTGGACATCAAAGACGAAAACGGACAGCTGATTTCCGCCTGTCGAATTACCATTTTTATCGTGAACAAGAAGAAATAA